GCGTTTGCACCGCGCCGACGTGGCCATGAACGCGGTCTCTGACCCACTTCAGGATTCTCATGTTCTCGCCGTAGCCTGGCCACAGAAATGCTCCGTCACGATCTTTTCGAAACCAATTGACCATGAAGATCTTCGGCGCATGGGCAAGTTTGCTGTGCATGCCGAACCAGTGACTGATGTAATCGGCGACGTTGTAGCCACAGAAAGGAAGCATTGCCATCGGATCGCGGCGCACCACGCCGACCTTGCCGCTGGCGGCAGCGGTAGTCTCCGAGCCCATCGTCGCGCCAAGGTACACGCCATGGGTCCAGTCAAACGATTCAAGTATCAGCGGAATCGTAGTGGCCCGACGGCCGCCGAAGATGATCGCCGAAATCGGTACCCCGTCGGGCGAATCCGCATACGGGGTATAGGCCGGGTTGTTCGTCATGGGGCAGGTAAACCGACTGTTGGGATGGGCTGCGTGCTGGCGGACCTCCCTAGTCCACGCTTTTCCTTGCCAGTCGACGGTACCCGGGGGAGGTTCGGTTTCCATGCCTTCCCACCACACGTCAAGATCGGGAGTTAGCGCGACGTTGGTGAATATCGTGTCGCTCCGGATCATTTCCGTCGCATTGGGATTCGAACGGTCGCTGGTTCCAGGAGCGACCCCGAAATAACCGGCCTCGGGGTTGATCGCCCACAGCCGTCCATCTCGCCCGACCCGCATCCAAGCGATGTCGTCCCCAACCGTGAATATACGCCAACCCTTGAAAGCGCTTGGCGGCGTGAGCATCGCGAGGTTGGTCTTGCCGCAGGCACTCGGGAAAGCCGCTGCGATGTACGAGAGCTCTCCCTGTGGACTTTCCAACCCTAGAATCAGCATGTGCTCGGCCAGCCATCCTTCCTTACGACCGAGATAACTGGCAATCCGGAGGCCAAAACACTTCTTACTCAGCAGGGCATTGCCGCCATAGTTGCTCCCGACTGAACAAACCATGTTGTCCTGCGGAAAGTGACATATCAGGCGTCGGCTCGGATCACAGTCGAGAGTGCAATGCATGCCACGCTGAAAATTTTTGGCCGTGAGCAACAGTTCGGACGCAACTCTTCCTATCCGGGTCATGATTCGAAGGCTCAGAACAACATAGAGACTATCGGTTAACTGCACTCCGAGTTTCGCCAAGGGAGACCCCACCGGACCGAGCAGGTAGGGGACGCAGTACATCGTCCGGCCTTTGTACGCACCCGCAAGCCAGCTTTTGAGCTTTCGCCAGGTCTCGGCTGGATCCATCCAATTGTTCGTGGGTCCAGCTTCTTCACGGGTGGGCGTGCAAACGTAGGTCAGTTCCTCGGTGCGCGAGACATCGCTTGGGTGGGATCGATGAAGATAACAACCGGGGCGCCTGCGTTGGTTGAGTGGCTGCAGCACGCCAGTAGCGACCGCTTGCGCCATCAGTCGACGTTTCTCTTCTTCGGAACCGTCGCACCAGATGATTTCTTTGGCCTGGGTTAACGAGGCCATCTGATGCACCCAAGCGCCCACAGGCGTAAAGCTGCTCCGATCCATTCGCCTCTTCATAATGCGATCGACCCCTTAGCGAGGACAGGAAACAAGTTTCTCTCGACTCCGCGCAGAACTTCGAAGATGGCGGCGGCATCGGGCGCGCCGAGCAGCGCTTGCGTTGCTTCGGCTCGCGAGAACATCTGGGAGAGCTTCGCGAGCCAGGGCAGGTGCAACTCGTGGAACTTCAGACCAAGCACAAAAAAGAGATGCGTAAGCTTGCCGTCGAGAGCATCGAAGTCGACTCCGGCTGCGGACCTTCCCCAACACCATGAAAGGTCGCACCACATGCTCGGGATGACGATACATCGTATGCAGGAACGCAACCGCATTGCCGACTGCACTCGGCATGATGTTCTCGCGTTCGATAAGCGCACGGACAAACCAGATCTCGTCAGTGATCAGGCTAAGACGACCAGCCAAGGCGGCGAGCTCTTCAACCACACCAAGCTTGGTTGTGGCGACGAGTTTGAGGCCGCCATCGGTGAGCAGCGTCGCTGCTCGCACGAAGCAGTCAGACAAATCGTCAGTGCTCCCGGTTGGCTGACAATAATCCGAGTCATGCTACACCTTTGGGTTGGGGGCAAAATCTCCGCCAGTCCTCATGTATTTCAGAATTAAAAAGAGCAGCCCTAGAACGATCGATCGGAAGTCTGTCTACCTAAGCTGTCGAGCCATTTTTGGCGTGGGAAGCAGCATGGGCAACAGCGACCGCGGCATCACCATCTGGCGAGGCGATTCCCCGGTTATGTTGACTGCAGGTTCGCAGCGTGGACAGTCTCCACTCCCTCGGCAGCAGTTCGCTAAGCTTCGCTTCGGCGCAGTCCAGACATTCAGCGAGCGTGCGCCACGCGAGGTATAGATTGGCGGGCTCGATCTCCCGCGCCACGCAGTATCGGTGCCACAGCTGATGTCCTCCACGATGTTGGTACGCTTCCTCTTCGGCAGGGTCGTCCCCGGTAAAGCCAAGTAGATCGGACAGAAACTGACCGACGCGGTATCGCAAGTATTTGGCTTGCCCTACGTACAAGGCACCTGCCTCCCCGTCAGGTAAATGTTGCCAGCGGCGCTGCGAGAGCAAGTACAGGCCAGGTGAATCCGGAGGTCTCGACTTCTGGTCTTGGACCAGGTGGCAAAGGTAGTCCAGGATCCTGAAGGGCCCTATCCACAATCCAAGTGCCACCCCGTTTTTAGGATCAGCCGCGATGACCATAGCCTTCTGTTGCGCTGCTTTACGAAATCCAAAGGTGCGCGCCCTGTTGTCTGACGTACTCGCGCATCGATTCTGAAAGGCCCTGCGCTCCGATGAGCCAGCTTTGGTCAAATCGGGTCCGATGCAAAAGCGCTCCGTCGAAACACGCCTCCCGAAGGTCACATCCAATAAAGCTGGCGCCCCGCAGATCAGCCCCGGAGAAATCGGCCGCCACGAGGGAGACGCTCCGGAACTCCGCCCCACACAAGTTCGCCTTAGAAAAATCGACCCGGTTCAGTTCGGCGTTACACCAGACAAGGCCGAACAGGCGCTCCTTTTCGCTCGCGGTGAAGATTCGATGAATCTCATCCTTCGAGCACGAGCAGCGCATAGCTCCTTGAGTGCTTCTGGCAATCTCGGTGGAGTGTTTCTTCTTAAGCATCTTCAGGTCATTGGTTGTAGTTTTGCGTAGTTTTGCGTAATATTCCGAA
The sequence above is a segment of the Candidatus Binataceae bacterium genome. Coding sequences within it:
- a CDS encoding phosphoenolpyruvate carboxykinase (GTP) yields the protein MKRRMDRSSFTPVGAWVHQMASLTQAKEIIWCDGSEEEKRRLMAQAVATGVLQPLNQRRRPGCYLHRSHPSDVSRTEELTYVCTPTREEAGPTNNWMDPAETWRKLKSWLAGAYKGRTMYCVPYLLGPVGSPLAKLGVQLTDSLYVVLSLRIMTRIGRVASELLLTAKNFQRGMHCTLDCDPSRRLICHFPQDNMVCSVGSNYGGNALLSKKCFGLRIASYLGRKEGWLAEHMLILGLESPQGELSYIAAAFPSACGKTNLAMLTPPSAFKGWRIFTVGDDIAWMRVGRDGRLWAINPEAGYFGVAPGTSDRSNPNATEMIRSDTIFTNVALTPDLDVWWEGMETEPPPGTVDWQGKAWTREVRQHAAHPNSRFTCPMTNNPAYTPYADSPDGVPISAIIFGGRRATTIPLILESFDWTHGVYLGATMGSETTAAASGKVGVVRRDPMAMLPFCGYNVADYISHWFGMHSKLAHAPKIFMVNWFRKDRDGAFLWPGYGENMRILKWVRDRVHGHVGAVQTPVGLVPHKSDLDLGGLDITTDRLDEALAIKPEEWTTELRSQEEFFDRIDADLPRELEVQRETLAAALEL
- a CDS encoding PTS sugar transporter subunit IIA, whose amino-acid sequence is MRSCIRCIVIPSMWCDLSWCWGRSAAGVDFDALDGKLTHLFFVLGLKFHELHLPWLAKLSQMFSRAEATQALLGAPDAAAIFEVLRGVERNLFPVLAKGSIAL